A single window of Synechococcus sp. CBW1004 DNA harbors:
- a CDS encoding HAD-IIB family hydrolase has translation MFILLISIHGLIRGQNLELGRDADTGGQTKYVLELTKALARQPEVARVDLVTRRIVDPAVSDDYANPVEILTENARIIRIDAGPEEYLPKESLWPYLDTFADNLFTWLQQQERQPDVLHSHYADAGYVGARLTRATGIPLVHTGHSLGRDKFRRLLGLGLSLEKIEDSYHIQDRVAAEEETLSTSSLIITSTRNEIEDQYELYDYYPPERMKVIPPGTDLQQFYPPRPGEHLEDRPRLSPFLHDPAKPMILALSRPDQRKNIITLVEAYGESEPLRRVANLVIVAGNRDDLRELAEQTQAVFTDLLITIDCYDLYGQVAIPKHHSSEDVPLLYRRASASRGVFINPALTEPFGLTLLEAAASGLPVVATENGGPVDILANCRNGLLVDPLNKEAIAESLLRILEDQALWHEFSANGIRHVAMHYSWDAHASSYLESIQPLIVSRPALAIPPAAQVIPRNRDRAIVTAIDNTLLGDAEALREFIQTVRQQRRRFVFGIATGRRLDSVLQILKRYGIPTPDVLITSLGTEIVYSAQLISDLAWTYHIDHLWTPRVMRRILESVPGLRPQPKSEQSRFKASYYYDAAVAPPIHEIQSLLRQQELSVNATLSFGQYLDIIPERASKGQALRFVASQWGIPLDHILVTGGSGGDDDMLRGNTLGVVVANRHQEELSDLSGSERVYFAQRAHAGGILEAIDHYQFFSAGSLSS, from the coding sequence TTGTTTATTCTCCTGATCAGCATCCATGGTCTGATTCGAGGTCAGAATCTTGAGCTAGGACGCGATGCTGACACGGGTGGGCAGACCAAGTATGTTCTCGAGCTCACCAAGGCCCTGGCGCGTCAGCCCGAAGTTGCGCGGGTGGATCTCGTCACGCGCAGAATCGTTGATCCAGCCGTCAGTGATGACTATGCCAATCCAGTTGAGATCCTGACTGAGAATGCGCGCATCATCCGCATTGATGCTGGGCCTGAGGAGTATCTACCCAAGGAGTCTCTCTGGCCATACCTCGATACCTTTGCTGACAATCTGTTCACCTGGCTGCAGCAGCAGGAGCGACAACCTGATGTTCTCCATAGTCACTATGCCGATGCAGGTTATGTCGGCGCCCGTCTGACACGCGCCACAGGTATTCCCTTGGTGCACACGGGGCATTCGCTGGGCCGCGATAAATTCCGCCGCCTGCTTGGGCTTGGGCTGTCCTTGGAAAAAATTGAAGACAGTTACCATATTCAGGATCGAGTTGCCGCCGAAGAAGAGACGCTCAGTACCTCTTCGCTGATCATTACGAGTACCCGCAATGAAATTGAAGATCAATATGAGCTTTATGACTATTATCCTCCCGAGCGGATGAAGGTCATTCCCCCGGGCACCGATCTGCAGCAGTTCTATCCGCCACGACCCGGCGAGCATCTGGAGGATCGGCCTCGTCTGTCCCCATTCCTGCATGATCCGGCCAAGCCGATGATCCTGGCGCTGTCACGACCCGATCAGCGCAAGAACATCATCACGCTGGTCGAAGCCTATGGCGAATCTGAACCGCTGCGCCGTGTCGCCAATCTGGTGATTGTCGCCGGCAACCGTGACGATCTGCGCGAGCTGGCGGAGCAGACTCAGGCGGTATTCACCGACCTTCTGATCACCATCGACTGTTATGACCTCTATGGGCAGGTTGCGATCCCCAAACATCACAGCTCTGAGGATGTGCCGCTTCTCTACCGGCGTGCATCCGCCAGCCGGGGAGTGTTCATCAATCCCGCGTTGACCGAGCCCTTTGGGCTCACCCTGCTGGAGGCCGCCGCCAGTGGTCTGCCCGTGGTGGCGACTGAAAACGGCGGTCCTGTCGATATCCTCGCCAATTGTCGCAATGGCCTTCTCGTCGATCCTCTGAACAAGGAGGCCATCGCCGAATCGTTGCTGCGCATCCTTGAGGACCAGGCGCTCTGGCACGAGTTCTCGGCCAACGGTATCCGTCATGTGGCGATGCATTACTCCTGGGATGCCCATGCCAGCAGCTATCTGGAGAGCATTCAGCCTCTCATCGTCTCCCGGCCTGCGTTGGCCATCCCGCCGGCTGCCCAGGTGATTCCGCGCAATCGCGATCGAGCCATTGTCACCGCGATTGACAACACCCTGCTTGGCGATGCTGAGGCTTTGCGGGAGTTCATTCAAACCGTCCGTCAGCAGCGGCGCAGATTTGTGTTTGGAATTGCCACGGGACGTCGGCTGGATTCTGTGCTTCAGATCCTCAAGCGCTATGGCATTCCCACTCCCGATGTGTTGATCACCAGCCTCGGAACGGAAATTGTGTATTCAGCTCAACTCATCAGTGATCTGGCCTGGACGTATCACATCGACCATCTCTGGACACCCAGGGTGATGCGCCGCATCCTGGAGTCTGTTCCTGGCCTGCGCCCGCAGCCGAAGAGTGAGCAGAGTCGCTTCAAGGCGTCCTACTACTACGACGCCGCCGTCGCGCCGCCGATCCATGAGATTCAGTCACTGCTGCGCCAGCAGGAGCTGTCGGTCAATGCCACCCTCTCCTTTGGCCAGTATCTGGACATCATTCCAGAGCGGGCCTCCAAGGGGCAGGCGCTGCGTTTTGTCGCCAGTCAGTGGGGTATTCCGCTGGATCACATTCTGGTGACGGGAGGATCAGGGGGTGATGATGACATGCTCCGTGGCAACACCCTCGGAGTTGTGGTGGCCAATCGGCACCAGGAGGAACTGTCAGATCTCAGTGGCAGTGAGCGTGTTTACTTCGCGCAGCGGGCCCATGCCGGTGGCATTCTGGAGGCCATCGATCACTATCAATTCTTCTCCGCAGGCAGCCTGTCTTCATAA
- a CDS encoding IS66 family transposase: MTTPPAGISEADWASTPVGVRAGFLEVLAQLQRQQQENDQLRAQLTDLATELASLRERIGRNSRNSSKPPSSDGTGFKPPTRCKGTGRKRGGQQGHPGAGPELLPIARVDEVLEHHPDACRRCGTLLQGEDAEPLRHQVIEIPPISPVVIEHRLHRLVCPCCSTSTCAELPADVEPSRYGPRLSGLVGLLGSAFPLSFGRTQALLDQLLGVEISRGAIATIRARLSAALQQAVEEALEVARQQPVAYVDETGAPTGNADGCNPAGRRGWQWVMVTPLVTVFLQGLSRSSAAAMELLGHTFAGIVVSDRFSAYNHLPVEQRQLCWAHLIRDLAAIAERQGASREIGAQMLALQQHLFAHWHQWKSGAIDRPQLLHRCHPLRLAFEATLQRVVDLGCERGEQTPWAQTVRTCRQLLQRKQALWTFLETPGIEPTNNAAERALRQSVIHRKISHGVQSSGGAICRSRLLTVTATLRQQGRDVWQFLEQAWIAHRLGGVMPSLVPDR, encoded by the coding sequence ATGACCACCCCTCCGGCCGGGATTTCAGAAGCGGACTGGGCTTCCACTCCGGTGGGCGTGAGGGCTGGCTTCCTTGAGGTTCTTGCACAGCTCCAGAGACAACAGCAGGAGAACGACCAGCTCCGAGCGCAGCTCACCGACCTGGCGACGGAACTGGCCAGCCTGCGCGAGCGGATCGGCCGCAACTCCCGCAACTCCTCCAAGCCGCCCTCCAGTGACGGCACGGGTTTTAAGCCGCCCACCCGCTGCAAAGGCACTGGTCGCAAGCGGGGTGGTCAGCAGGGGCACCCGGGAGCAGGGCCGGAGCTGCTGCCGATCGCGCGTGTGGATGAGGTGCTCGAGCACCACCCGGACGCCTGCCGCCGCTGCGGCACCCTGCTACAGGGGGAGGATGCGGAGCCGCTGCGCCATCAGGTGATCGAGATTCCACCGATCAGCCCGGTGGTGATCGAACACCGTCTGCACCGTCTGGTCTGCCCCTGCTGCTCCACCAGCACCTGCGCCGAGCTGCCGGCGGATGTGGAGCCCAGCCGCTACGGCCCACGCCTGAGCGGCCTGGTGGGACTGCTGGGCAGCGCCTTTCCCCTGAGTTTCGGCCGAACCCAGGCGCTGCTGGATCAGCTGCTGGGTGTGGAAATCAGCCGCGGCGCTATCGCCACCATCCGGGCACGTCTGAGCGCAGCCCTGCAGCAGGCGGTGGAGGAAGCCCTGGAGGTGGCCCGGCAGCAGCCGGTGGCCTACGTGGATGAAACCGGCGCCCCCACCGGCAACGCCGACGGTTGTAATCCTGCTGGCAGGCGCGGCTGGCAGTGGGTCATGGTCACACCACTGGTTACGGTGTTCCTGCAGGGCCTGAGCCGCTCAAGTGCAGCGGCAATGGAGCTTCTGGGCCATACCTTTGCAGGGATCGTGGTGAGTGATCGCTTCTCGGCCTACAACCACCTGCCCGTGGAGCAGCGGCAGCTGTGCTGGGCCCACCTGATCCGGGATCTGGCGGCCATCGCTGAACGCCAGGGCGCCAGCAGGGAGATCGGAGCCCAGATGCTGGCTCTGCAGCAGCATCTGTTCGCTCACTGGCACCAGTGGAAGAGCGGAGCGATCGACCGGCCCCAGCTCCTGCATCGATGCCACCCCCTCCGCTTGGCGTTCGAGGCCACGCTGCAGCGGGTGGTGGATCTGGGCTGTGAGCGGGGCGAGCAAACGCCCTGGGCCCAGACGGTGCGAACCTGTCGCCAGTTGCTGCAGCGCAAGCAGGCGCTCTGGACTTTTCTGGAAACGCCAGGGATCGAGCCCACCAACAACGCTGCCGAGCGGGCACTGCGGCAATCGGTGATTCACCGCAAGATCAGCCATGGCGTCCAGTCCTCCGGCGGCGCCATCTGCCGCAGCCGGTTGCTCACCGTCACCGCCACCCTGCGGCAGCAGGGCCGCGATGTCTGGCAATTCCTGGAGCAGGCCTGGATTGCCCATCGCCTCGGCGGCGTGATGCCATCGCTGGTGCCGGATCGCTGA
- a CDS encoding HAD-IIB family hydrolase has protein sequence MSTFLLCTDLDRTLLPNGTLPESPQARPLLKEFVDRESVHLAYVTGRDLARVEAAMQRYSLPVPDWLIADVGASLYRVNGGSRWRCPDWDERHARCWRGQSWQELAALLKDVTPLTLQEPSKQGRYKLSFYHPLEADVEQLRTEIQPLLRAQRLATKLIFSVDDINHIGLLDILPESADKLCAIRFLMTGHDYCPQQTLFAGDSGNDLEIFESDIASVIVANASASIIAKARQLADAASTSGQLYVARGGFHGMNGNYAAGILEGLSHFYPDQIRTLPAAVTSIHACGHG, from the coding sequence ATGAGCACCTTTCTTCTTTGCACAGACCTCGACCGCACCCTGCTCCCGAATGGGACGCTGCCGGAGTCTCCGCAGGCAAGACCGCTCCTGAAGGAGTTTGTTGACCGTGAATCGGTACATCTGGCCTATGTGACCGGCCGCGATCTCGCACGCGTCGAAGCGGCGATGCAGCGCTATTCCCTGCCGGTGCCGGACTGGCTCATTGCGGATGTCGGTGCTTCGCTGTATCGGGTGAACGGCGGCTCCCGGTGGCGTTGTCCCGACTGGGATGAGCGCCATGCGCGTTGTTGGCGCGGCCAGAGCTGGCAGGAGCTGGCCGCGCTGCTCAAGGATGTCACTCCACTGACCCTGCAGGAGCCAAGCAAGCAGGGCCGGTACAAGCTCAGTTTCTATCATCCGCTGGAAGCGGACGTCGAACAGCTTCGCACTGAGATTCAGCCCCTGCTGAGGGCTCAAAGGCTGGCGACCAAACTGATCTTCAGTGTGGATGACATCAACCACATCGGCCTTCTGGATATCCTTCCTGAATCGGCAGATAAACTGTGCGCCATCCGGTTTCTGATGACTGGCCACGACTATTGTCCTCAGCAGACTCTGTTTGCAGGAGACAGTGGCAATGATCTGGAGATCTTCGAGAGCGACATTGCCAGTGTGATCGTCGCCAACGCCTCCGCCTCGATCATCGCGAAGGCACGCCAGCTCGCCGACGCGGCGAGCACCTCAGGCCAGCTCTATGTGGCCCGCGGTGGCTTCCATGGCATGAATGGCAACTATGCCGCCGGCATCCTGGAAGGCTTGTCGCATTTCTATCCGGATCAGATCCGCACCCTCCCTGCCGCTGTCACATCCATTCATGCCTGTGGCCACGGCTGA
- a CDS encoding alpha-amylase family protein, which produces MYEPNLHSLLTAILNELRLEGEAQVLRCFYTRLGANSASIFARFQALYGQRDDFQHQCQVLVKTLAEAALRRPRELMVLDQERERDPAWFLSQRWVGMALYANGFAANLSDLVHKIDYFCQLGVNLVHVMPILKCPKGRSDGGYAISDFREIDDRAGSFEDFQRLASAFRQHGILLALDIVLNHTSDEHEWAQRAKAGEERFQNYYLTFPDRSIPDRFEQAMPEVFPQSSPGNFTWNASMQRWVMTVFHDYQWDLNYANPEVFIAMLDTILFWANEGVDVLRLDAVAFLWKRIGSSCQNDPNVHQILALLKDCCQVSAPAALFIAEAIVAPSEVVKYFGADAISSSECDVAYNATLMALLWEAIATKNARLLTQGVRNLPAKPSRTTWLNYARCHDDIGFGFDDQDIRVAGYDPLPHRRFLADYFTGVFDGQPRGLIFNRDEQTGAARICGTLASLVGLESALETGNEELLAEAIQRILLLHGMIFSFGGIPLLFNGDAVGTLNDYSYCEDPAKRDDSRWVHRGGLDWEQAARRNLPGTIEHTLFSGIQRLIAVRASLPAFADLNNRSLLAFDHPHLLGFLRLHPQNPSDHVLVMANFDVRPHRVAQHELASEGFAAVGHLVDQCTGASPHLEDGQLIIPPLQFHWLTRRG; this is translated from the coding sequence ATGTACGAACCCAACCTCCACTCCCTGCTGACTGCCATCCTGAATGAACTCCGGCTCGAGGGTGAGGCGCAGGTTCTGCGTTGTTTCTATACGCGTCTGGGTGCCAACTCTGCCAGTATCTTTGCGCGTTTCCAGGCTCTCTACGGTCAGCGGGATGATTTCCAGCATCAGTGTCAGGTGCTGGTGAAAACGCTGGCAGAAGCGGCACTGCGTCGTCCCCGTGAGCTGATGGTGCTTGATCAGGAACGCGAGCGTGACCCGGCCTGGTTTCTCTCACAGCGGTGGGTTGGAATGGCGCTGTACGCCAATGGTTTTGCCGCGAATCTTTCTGATCTCGTCCATAAGATCGACTACTTCTGTCAGCTTGGCGTGAACCTGGTTCATGTCATGCCGATCCTCAAGTGTCCGAAGGGTCGATCCGATGGCGGTTATGCCATCAGCGATTTCCGCGAGATCGACGATCGCGCCGGCAGTTTTGAGGATTTTCAGCGCCTGGCCAGTGCCTTCCGGCAGCACGGCATCCTGTTGGCGTTGGACATCGTTCTCAATCACACGTCGGACGAGCATGAATGGGCCCAGCGGGCCAAAGCCGGCGAGGAGCGCTTCCAGAACTACTACCTGACGTTCCCGGATCGGAGCATCCCCGATCGCTTCGAGCAGGCGATGCCTGAGGTGTTCCCCCAGAGCAGTCCAGGCAACTTCACCTGGAATGCGTCGATGCAGCGCTGGGTGATGACGGTGTTTCATGACTATCAGTGGGATCTCAACTATGCCAATCCTGAGGTCTTCATCGCGATGCTCGACACCATCCTGTTCTGGGCCAATGAGGGCGTCGATGTCTTGCGTCTCGATGCGGTTGCCTTTCTCTGGAAGCGCATCGGCAGCTCCTGTCAGAATGATCCCAATGTGCATCAGATCCTGGCCCTGCTGAAGGACTGCTGCCAGGTGAGTGCGCCGGCTGCGTTGTTCATTGCTGAAGCGATCGTGGCGCCATCGGAGGTTGTCAAATACTTCGGTGCGGATGCGATCTCATCCAGCGAATGCGATGTGGCTTATAACGCAACTCTGATGGCTCTGCTCTGGGAAGCGATTGCCACGAAAAATGCCCGGTTGCTCACTCAGGGGGTTCGCAACCTGCCGGCCAAACCATCGCGAACGACCTGGCTCAACTATGCCCGTTGCCACGATGATATCGGCTTCGGATTTGACGATCAGGATATCCGTGTTGCCGGCTATGATCCCCTGCCCCATCGCCGCTTCCTGGCGGATTATTTCACCGGGGTTTTTGATGGTCAGCCCCGCGGTCTCATCTTCAACCGTGATGAGCAGACCGGCGCGGCACGGATCTGCGGCACTCTCGCCTCTCTTGTGGGGCTTGAATCGGCGCTTGAAACGGGGAACGAGGAGCTCCTGGCTGAGGCGATCCAGCGCATCCTCCTCCTGCATGGCATGATCTTTTCCTTCGGCGGCATCCCATTGTTGTTCAATGGAGATGCTGTCGGCACGCTCAACGATTACAGTTATTGCGAGGATCCTGCCAAGCGTGACGACAGTCGCTGGGTCCATCGCGGTGGACTGGACTGGGAGCAAGCCGCTCGCAGGAATCTGCCTGGAACGATCGAGCATACGTTGTTCAGCGGGATCCAGAGGCTGATTGCGGTGCGCGCTTCTCTGCCCGCTTTCGCGGATCTGAATAATCGCTCCCTGCTCGCTTTTGATCACCCACACCTTCTCGGGTTCCTGCGCCTCCATCCACAGAATCCCTCCGATCACGTGCTTGTGATGGCCAATTTCGATGTCAGGCCCCATCGGGTGGCGCAGCATGAACTGGCGTCTGAGGGCTTTGCAGCGGTTGGTCACCTGGTGGATCAGTGCACGGGCGCGTCGCCGCACCTCGAGGATGGCCAGCTGATCATTCCACCGCTTCAGTTTCACTGGCTCACCCGGCGCGGTTGA
- a CDS encoding lytic transglycosylase domain-containing protein, whose protein sequence is MLRRLSSRLTPGAAGGGLALLLTLLGPGCTTASLLSDIATGAPPAPAPEPSTTQVVALPEHPSWPASAEGRRYPLVPSDPGRLATLLIAVEEALRSADTPVEQLPVLGHQQQVIYRVLGHRRELSERVRAQLPPRWQRVFDLHLAARREFISMHSPSRRPRQVPAWRIIAPEPPENLLRYYREAADATGIPWQVLAAVNLVESGMGRIDGISVADARGPMQFLPSTWAEPGIGKGGDIRDPRTSIHAAARYLVRRGGLKDIRRGLWGYNNSDAYGRGVLHYAQLLKEDPAAYTGLYHWQIHYAAAGGDLWLPQGTHQTRPVAVATFLKQSPASAPPSGSSGY, encoded by the coding sequence ATGCTTCGCCGCCTTTCCTCCCGGCTCACTCCAGGCGCCGCCGGCGGTGGACTGGCCCTGCTGCTGACCCTGCTGGGGCCCGGCTGCACCACCGCCTCACTCCTGAGCGACATCGCCACCGGAGCCCCTCCCGCCCCTGCTCCGGAGCCCTCCACCACGCAGGTCGTCGCCTTGCCGGAGCATCCCAGCTGGCCCGCCAGCGCCGAAGGGAGGCGCTACCCGCTGGTGCCCAGCGATCCTGGCCGGCTGGCGACCCTGCTGATTGCCGTGGAGGAGGCCCTGCGCTCCGCAGACACCCCGGTGGAGCAGCTGCCGGTCCTGGGTCACCAGCAGCAGGTGATCTATCGGGTGCTGGGCCACCGGCGCGAGCTGTCCGAGCGGGTGCGCGCTCAGCTGCCGCCGCGCTGGCAACGGGTGTTCGATCTGCACCTGGCGGCACGGCGGGAGTTCATCTCGATGCATTCCCCCAGCCGCCGCCCACGCCAGGTGCCGGCATGGCGGATCATCGCCCCGGAACCGCCGGAGAACCTGCTGCGCTACTACCGCGAAGCCGCGGACGCCACGGGCATCCCCTGGCAGGTGCTGGCGGCGGTGAATCTCGTGGAGAGCGGCATGGGCCGCATCGATGGCATCTCGGTGGCGGATGCACGCGGGCCGATGCAGTTCCTTCCGAGCACCTGGGCCGAACCCGGCATCGGCAAGGGAGGCGACATCCGCGATCCACGCACCTCCATCCACGCCGCCGCCCGCTATCTCGTGCGCCGCGGCGGGCTGAAGGACATCCGCCGGGGGCTGTGGGGCTACAACAACAGCGACGCCTACGGCAGGGGCGTGCTGCATTACGCCCAGCTGCTCAAGGAGGATCCGGCCGCCTACACCGGGCTGTATCACTGGCAGATCCACTACGCCGCCGCCGGGGGCGACCTGTGGCTGCCGCAGGGAACCCATCAGACCCGGCCCGTGGCTGTGGCCACGTTTCTGAAACAGTCGCCGGCCAGCGCACCACCGTCGGGATCCTCCGGGTATTGA
- a CDS encoding TerB family tellurite resistance protein, whose protein sequence is MSLPPSDAALTPPASRDPDRVLLRLLCCIAWSDGEVSAKERKLLQSLATEVLLTEEEKSEAAAEASSLVADTLGLPAMDALIPQIQGHDQKQLAVKLAYMVIRISREDGESSPINAREKIAYRRLVEGLGLPEGEVQEAEWAAEQDLRQHTNLWSLLASRFAGFGAWPDEALLASPDLPRL, encoded by the coding sequence ATGAGCCTTCCTCCCTCCGACGCCGCCCTGACGCCACCAGCCAGCCGGGATCCGGATCGGGTGCTGCTCCGCCTGCTGTGCTGCATCGCCTGGAGCGACGGCGAGGTGTCGGCCAAGGAGCGGAAGCTGCTGCAGTCCCTGGCCACCGAGGTGCTGCTCACCGAGGAGGAGAAATCCGAAGCCGCCGCCGAGGCGTCGTCCCTGGTGGCGGACACCCTGGGCCTGCCCGCCATGGATGCGCTGATCCCCCAGATCCAGGGCCACGACCAGAAGCAGCTGGCGGTCAAGCTCGCCTACATGGTGATCCGCATCAGCCGCGAGGACGGCGAGAGCAGCCCGATCAATGCCCGCGAGAAAATCGCCTACCGCCGCCTGGTGGAGGGCCTGGGCCTGCCGGAAGGGGAGGTGCAGGAGGCGGAATGGGCCGCCGAACAGGACCTCCGGCAACACACCAACCTCTGGAGCCTGCTGGCCAGCCGCTTCGCAGGCTTCGGCGCCTGGCCCGACGAGGCACTGCTGGCCTCCCCCGACCTGCCGCGCCTCTGA